A single Gammaproteobacteria bacterium DNA region contains:
- a CDS encoding DUF2007 domain-containing protein: MTRRRPPYRRSLHHDVAVVRTFSYRYQGEVARAVLDAAGIPCMLQVDDSGGSEIGMAFANPARLLVRVEDLEQAEELLE; encoded by the coding sequence GTGACCAGGAGGCGGCCTCCCTATCGGCGCAGCCTTCATCACGACGTCGCCGTGGTCCGCACCTTCAGCTACCGCTACCAGGGCGAAGTGGCGCGCGCCGTCCTCGATGCGGCGGGAATCCCCTGCATGCTGCAGGTCGACGATTCCGGAGGCTCCGAGATCGGCATGGCGTTCGCGAACCCGGCCCGGCTGCTGGTCAGAGTAGAAGATCTGGAGCAGGCGGAAGAGCTGCTGGAGTGA
- a CDS encoding SRPBCC family protein, which produces MTAPTERRPGPAHVLTLERLIDAAVDNVWRCWTEPELLEQWFCPKPWYVTDACIELEPGGEFSLVMNGPDGERFEEMGVVLEVKPMRRLKTTDAFVPGWIPSGRAFMVSEVLLEDAGDGRTRYTANAMHWDEEALREHERMGFHEGWGMAADQLEALAGSL; this is translated from the coding sequence ATGACGGCGCCGACCGAACGCAGACCCGGTCCCGCCCACGTTCTCACGCTCGAGCGCCTGATCGATGCCGCGGTCGACAACGTCTGGCGCTGCTGGACCGAGCCGGAGCTTCTGGAGCAGTGGTTCTGCCCGAAGCCCTGGTACGTCACCGACGCCTGCATCGAACTCGAACCCGGGGGCGAGTTCTCACTCGTGATGAACGGTCCGGACGGCGAGAGGTTCGAGGAGATGGGGGTCGTGCTTGAAGTCAAGCCGATGCGCCGGCTGAAGACCACCGACGCCTTCGTGCCCGGCTGGATCCCGAGCGGACGCGCCTTCATGGTCTCGGAGGTACTCCTGGAGGATGCGGGCGATGGCCGGACCCGCTACACCGCGAACGCGATGCACTGGGATGAGGAAGCACTCAGGGAGCACGAGCGGATGGGCTTCCACGAGGGCTGGGGCATGGCCGCCGACCAGCTGGAGGCGCTCGCCGGATCGCTTTGA
- a CDS encoding glycosyltransferase, giving the protein MISVIVPAHDEEAWLPATLDSIRTAADHVRARSGVDVETIVVDNGSTDDTAAVARDRGATVVHEPVRSIGRARNTGARHALGEVLVFVDADVHIRRTLLDVIHETMLDPRCLGGGVDTEHHPRRLLVRLHLRAWRVLAAVIPLVQGATQFCRRSAFEEVGGYPEDVWMGEDTDFYGRLRRLARKTRGTVRLIRAPRVKPSSRRFDEWPLWKTLVWTNPLFIALFRRWKAAWGGWYARPVR; this is encoded by the coding sequence ATGATCTCGGTGATCGTCCCCGCACATGACGAAGAGGCATGGCTCCCGGCCACCCTCGACTCCATCCGGACCGCGGCGGATCACGTCCGCGCGCGATCCGGCGTAGACGTCGAAACCATCGTCGTCGACAACGGCAGCACGGACGACACCGCTGCCGTCGCACGGGACCGGGGCGCGACCGTCGTTCACGAGCCCGTCCGGAGCATCGGTCGCGCGCGCAACACGGGGGCGCGCCATGCGTTGGGCGAGGTGCTGGTGTTCGTGGACGCCGACGTTCACATCCGGCGCACCCTCCTCGACGTCATCCACGAGACCATGCTCGATCCGCGATGCCTCGGCGGCGGCGTGGACACCGAGCACCATCCCCGGCGTCTCCTCGTCCGTCTGCATCTGCGGGCGTGGCGGGTGCTTGCCGCGGTGATCCCGCTGGTGCAGGGGGCCACCCAGTTCTGCCGCAGGTCCGCGTTCGAAGAAGTGGGAGGCTACCCGGAGGATGTCTGGATGGGCGAGGACACCGACTTCTACGGCAGGCTGAGGAGGCTCGCCAGGAAGACGCGGGGGACGGTCCGGCTGATCCGTGCGCCGCGCGTGAAACCCTCCAGTCGCCGGTTCGACGAGTGGCCTCTGTGGAAGACACTGGTCTGGACCAACCCGCTCTTCATAGCGCTCTTCCGGCGCTGGAAGGCCGCTTGGGGGGGCTGGTACGCCCGCCCGGTGCGGTAG
- a CDS encoding TonB-dependent receptor, producing MTRVRVVAAGPARADVRGGLPVGRRCKGSRLARLAVAAFAVAVSPALASPQAAPDSADASLHGTITGVFRERIGVLPHALLAVETPAGRRWVQAGENGRYFLGGLRSGVVTLRVRHPGYEAIAVEVTLAAGASVGVDLELTGRPLRLDPVEVRADRLIGESTGEGEPGRPRPIPELEIQALDLTPGVGDPALAAAVRALPGNDPASATDVLYLRGSTADMKLVLLDGAPVYTPFHVAGLMPGFEPALLGAAALHRGGAPARYDGGLTHILDLRTRSPRRDRVRASAALDLLTASGAFEGPLGARGGFLASARGLHDVGSGPLGGDRPYGYSDLLLAAEYEPGDDHRVGVTAFRNSEAVLLDYEAAPDDATWSNRALSLSYEGAAGGARVRALAAASDYDASLPLQPASTDSVPAAAPLLATGANRRVRLLAEVEWGGGAARTVVGLSHNSIEAEYGARAPAAGASTTANATHTTTGLHIDAVRLLAPEVTLRAGVRADLFPDGELALAPRARLAWAFDPRALLSVAVGRYHQPTRTPDVEVERTLQEVVASDLSAPQLLPVARADHVVVSLDQLLAGRVRLGLHGYWKGYEGLAAASSSSGGASIRSSGVDLRLSSAGEREVIWLGYGLSWFWSDRDLSGYSRDFAGRHLLTAGVASELWGPVRGEFRLAYGAGLPYTAIPFRSFGLDQEAAAPTAPLEPTTTPPQPPVAIDSPLLEGLDDAFLRLDFELHARLTAQWGGHDWSVRPYLRVLNALQRRDALFYAFQPWRADSLTPLAERPFLPVIGVAITF from the coding sequence TTGACGAGGGTCCGCGTGGTCGCGGCCGGGCCTGCGCGGGCGGACGTGCGCGGTGGTTTGCCGGTGGGTCGGCGTTGCAAAGGCAGCCGCCTCGCGCGGCTGGCGGTTGCGGCGTTCGCCGTCGCGGTGAGTCCCGCCCTCGCCAGCCCGCAGGCCGCTCCCGACAGTGCGGACGCTTCTCTGCACGGAACAATCACCGGGGTCTTCCGGGAGCGCATCGGCGTACTCCCGCACGCGCTGCTGGCGGTCGAGACGCCGGCGGGCCGGCGGTGGGTGCAGGCGGGCGAGAATGGCCGGTACTTCCTGGGCGGACTTCGGTCCGGTGTGGTCACCTTGCGCGTGCGCCATCCCGGCTACGAGGCGATCGCGGTCGAAGTCACCCTGGCTGCCGGCGCGTCCGTGGGCGTCGACCTGGAGCTCACCGGCCGGCCGCTGCGCCTCGACCCGGTGGAGGTCCGGGCCGACCGGCTGATCGGAGAGAGCACCGGCGAGGGCGAGCCCGGACGACCACGGCCCATCCCGGAACTGGAGATCCAGGCGCTCGACCTGACCCCGGGGGTGGGGGACCCGGCGCTGGCCGCGGCGGTGCGCGCGCTTCCCGGCAACGATCCCGCCAGCGCCACCGACGTGCTCTACCTGAGGGGCTCCACCGCCGACATGAAGCTCGTCCTGCTCGACGGAGCGCCGGTGTACACCCCGTTTCACGTGGCGGGCCTGATGCCCGGATTCGAGCCGGCGTTGCTGGGAGCCGCCGCGCTCCACCGGGGCGGGGCCCCCGCGCGCTACGACGGCGGCCTGACCCACATCCTCGACCTCCGCACGCGCTCGCCCCGCCGCGACCGGGTGCGCGCCTCGGCGGCGCTCGATCTGCTCACCGCGTCGGGCGCGTTCGAGGGGCCGCTGGGCGCACGGGGCGGGTTCCTCGCCTCGGCGCGCGGGCTCCACGATGTCGGATCGGGACCGCTGGGGGGCGACCGTCCCTACGGATACTCCGATCTTCTGCTCGCGGCGGAGTACGAGCCCGGCGACGACCATCGCGTAGGAGTTACCGCCTTCCGCAATTCCGAAGCGGTGCTGCTCGACTACGAAGCCGCGCCCGACGATGCCACCTGGTCGAACCGCGCTCTCTCGCTCAGCTACGAAGGCGCCGCCGGAGGTGCCCGCGTGCGCGCGCTGGCGGCCGCCAGCGACTACGACGCCTCGCTCCCCCTCCAGCCGGCGAGTACTGACTCGGTGCCCGCGGCCGCCCCGCTGCTTGCGACCGGCGCCAACCGGCGTGTTCGGCTGCTTGCCGAGGTGGAATGGGGAGGGGGTGCCGCGCGCACCGTTGTCGGCCTGTCCCACAATTCCATCGAGGCGGAGTACGGCGCGCGCGCTCCAGCCGCCGGTGCGAGCACAACGGCGAACGCCACCCACACCACCACCGGGCTCCACATCGACGCCGTTCGCCTGCTCGCGCCGGAGGTCACGCTGCGCGCTGGCGTGCGCGCCGACCTCTTCCCGGATGGCGAACTGGCCCTGGCGCCCCGTGCCCGTCTCGCCTGGGCCTTCGATCCCCGCGCGCTCCTGAGCGTGGCAGTCGGACGCTACCACCAACCCACGCGCACCCCGGACGTGGAGGTCGAGCGCACGCTCCAGGAGGTCGTGGCCTCCGACCTGTCCGCGCCCCAGCTTCTCCCTGTGGCCCGGGCAGACCACGTCGTCGTTTCGCTCGACCAGCTACTCGCCGGGCGCGTGCGCCTCGGGCTGCACGGCTACTGGAAGGGGTACGAGGGTTTGGCGGCGGCATCGAGCTCGAGCGGAGGCGCATCGATCCGCAGTTCCGGGGTGGATCTCCGCCTGAGCAGCGCCGGAGAGCGCGAGGTGATCTGGCTCGGATACGGACTCTCCTGGTTCTGGTCCGACCGCGACCTGTCCGGGTACAGCCGCGACTTCGCAGGCCGCCACCTGCTCACCGCGGGGGTGGCGAGCGAGCTCTGGGGACCCGTGCGCGGGGAATTCCGCCTGGCCTACGGGGCCGGCCTTCCGTACACCGCCATTCCCTTCCGCTCTTTTGGCCTGGACCAGGAGGCGGCCGCGCCCACCGCACCGCTGGAGCCCACTACAACCCCGCCCCAGCCTCCCGTCGCCATCGACTCACCCCTTCTGGAAGGACTGGACGACGCCTTTCTCCGACTCGACTTTGAACTGCACGCCCGGCTGACCGCCCAGTGGGGCGGGCATGACTGGAGCGTCCGCCCCTATCTGCGCGTGCTCAACGCCCTGCAACGCCGCGACGCCCTCTTCTACGCCTTCCAACCCTGGCGCGCGGATTCCCTGACCCCGCTCGCGGAGCGTCCCTTCCTGCCCGTGATCGGGGTCGCGATCACGTTCTGA
- a CDS encoding sigma-70 family RNA polymerase sigma factor encodes MKRLSVGLIRHIFHVPVVSWTTTLHNRERARVEPEAFCDVFDQLKPKLLRYCTYRCGDPDAAEDIVQEAMVRLWRRDADAPPADPAAWLFTTARHLILDGEKVAGNRQRLLVSNPVSEAEPEQADRALEREQERQRVREVLGEMPDRSREILMLRYSGFSYREIAGKVGIAPGSVGTLLARAERRFLELLTRPEEDARR; translated from the coding sequence ATGAAGAGGCTGAGCGTCGGGCTGATCCGTCACATTTTCCACGTCCCGGTCGTTTCCTGGACGACAACACTCCATAACAGAGAGCGGGCTCGGGTGGAGCCAGAGGCCTTTTGCGACGTCTTCGACCAGCTGAAGCCGAAGCTGCTGCGCTACTGCACGTACCGGTGCGGAGATCCGGATGCGGCGGAGGACATCGTGCAGGAAGCGATGGTGCGGCTCTGGCGGCGGGACGCCGATGCGCCTCCCGCCGATCCCGCGGCGTGGCTGTTCACGACTGCCCGGCACCTCATCCTCGATGGGGAAAAGGTGGCCGGCAACCGACAGCGGCTGCTGGTCTCCAATCCGGTGTCCGAGGCCGAGCCGGAGCAGGCGGACCGGGCTCTGGAGCGCGAGCAGGAGCGGCAACGAGTACGCGAGGTGCTGGGAGAGATGCCTGATCGAAGCCGGGAAATCCTGATGCTCCGCTACTCGGGGTTCAGCTATCGCGAGATCGCCGGGAAGGTCGGCATCGCGCCCGGGTCGGTGGGCACGTTGCTGGCCAGGGCCGAGCGCCGTTTTCTGGAGCTATTGACAAGGCCCGAGGAGGATGCGCGGCGATGA
- a CDS encoding DUF5916 domain-containing protein: protein MTISRTRAAHSPPCSLPFATSLAAAVFAALLAPSALHGQTPTSEPGPSADDSRTTPILIPRISGPIELDGIVDEPAWDDLEPLPFTVFSPTYGAPPTETTEVRIAHDDEYVYVSGRLYDSEPEAVRTNTFYRDRYSGDDGLAVIFDSYNDFETGVWFVTNPAGNRIDRTVFNDAQVVPRAGMPSNEDWNSYWDVVTSQNEEGWFAEFRIPFATLGFQVEGDEVTMGFIFYRIIARKNERHTFPDIDPRWGGIAFAKPSQAQRVLLRGVQQSTPVYVTPYVLGGVRQTPQLVDGPGGPESAWETDREGSREVGLDIRYAPTSNLSLNVTANTDFAQVEADSVQVNIERFALFVPEKRQFFQERSATFDFNTGGPFNRLFYSRKIGLDAGDIVRIYGGARAVGRVGGTDYGLLNMQTAAHGERSSENMGVLRLRQQVLNSYSNVGAMVTTRLGSYGGDNIAYGLDASLRPTGDEYALLQWAQTFDEGTADAGGLETGLLRARWERRRDVGFTYSFDAVRVGSDYNPGLGFQRRKAYNFIGGDLAYGQFLDDPETLFRSQGVRLTARQFTRNSDRTAETRLVNPRLEAQFRSGGRVDVGLESQYESVREPFPIAEVVVPAGDYWFHEVKANLDLGRTASFRGRYSVSAGSFYDGSRVSMSVGPVWNLSRYLEMAAVYSLNRIDFSERDMATTAHIAQLKLEVALNTHFAVSAYAQYNGVDDLTSINSRLRYHFREGTDLWIVYNEGLLTERDANLIPRTPLSTGRSISLKYSQTFAW from the coding sequence ATGACGATCTCTCGCACGCGGGCCGCCCACTCCCCGCCCTGCAGCCTCCCCTTCGCAACATCCCTGGCTGCCGCGGTTTTCGCGGCTCTGCTCGCCCCGTCAGCACTCCACGGCCAGACTCCGACGTCCGAACCGGGCCCTTCGGCTGACGACTCCCGTACCACGCCCATCCTCATCCCCCGCATCAGCGGCCCCATCGAGCTGGACGGCATCGTGGACGAGCCGGCGTGGGACGACCTGGAGCCTCTGCCTTTCACGGTGTTCAGTCCCACCTACGGGGCGCCGCCCACCGAGACCACCGAAGTGCGGATCGCCCACGACGACGAATACGTCTACGTGTCCGGCCGGCTCTACGACTCCGAGCCGGAGGCCGTCCGCACCAACACCTTCTACCGCGACCGCTACAGCGGCGACGATGGGCTCGCCGTCATCTTCGACAGCTACAACGACTTCGAGACCGGTGTCTGGTTCGTCACCAACCCCGCGGGAAACCGCATCGACCGCACGGTCTTCAACGATGCCCAGGTCGTGCCGCGCGCCGGGATGCCGTCGAACGAGGACTGGAACTCGTATTGGGACGTCGTCACCAGCCAGAACGAGGAGGGCTGGTTCGCGGAGTTCCGTATCCCCTTCGCCACCCTCGGCTTCCAGGTCGAAGGCGACGAAGTGACGATGGGGTTCATCTTCTACCGGATCATCGCGCGCAAGAATGAACGCCACACCTTCCCGGACATCGATCCGCGCTGGGGCGGGATCGCCTTCGCCAAGCCCTCGCAGGCGCAGCGCGTCCTGCTGCGGGGCGTGCAGCAGTCCACGCCCGTCTACGTGACGCCCTATGTACTGGGCGGAGTGCGGCAGACGCCGCAGCTCGTGGATGGTCCCGGCGGACCGGAGTCCGCGTGGGAAACCGACCGCGAAGGGTCCCGGGAAGTCGGGCTCGACATCAGGTACGCCCCGACGTCGAATCTCTCGCTGAACGTCACCGCGAACACGGACTTTGCGCAGGTGGAAGCGGACAGCGTCCAGGTCAACATCGAACGCTTCGCGCTGTTCGTCCCGGAGAAACGCCAGTTCTTTCAGGAGCGCTCCGCGACCTTCGACTTTAACACCGGCGGCCCCTTCAACCGCCTCTTCTACAGCAGGAAGATCGGACTCGACGCGGGCGACATCGTCAGGATCTACGGGGGGGCGCGCGCGGTGGGGCGCGTAGGGGGCACCGACTACGGGCTCCTGAACATGCAGACGGCGGCGCACGGGGAGCGTTCGTCGGAGAACATGGGCGTGCTGCGGCTGCGGCAGCAGGTGCTGAACTCCTATTCCAACGTGGGCGCGATGGTCACCACCCGGCTCGGGAGCTACGGGGGCGACAACATCGCGTACGGGCTGGACGCGTCGCTGCGGCCGACCGGCGACGAATACGCGCTCCTGCAGTGGGCGCAGACATTCGACGAGGGGACGGCGGACGCGGGCGGCCTGGAGACGGGACTGCTGAGAGCGCGCTGGGAGCGGCGCCGCGACGTGGGCTTCACCTACTCGTTCGACGCCGTCCGGGTGGGATCCGACTACAACCCGGGCCTCGGGTTCCAGCGCCGCAAGGCCTACAACTTCATCGGCGGCGATCTGGCATACGGGCAGTTCCTGGACGATCCCGAGACGTTGTTCCGATCGCAGGGCGTGAGGCTGACCGCGCGGCAGTTCACCCGCAACTCCGACCGCACCGCGGAGACCCGGCTCGTGAATCCCAGGCTGGAGGCCCAGTTCAGAAGCGGCGGGCGTGTGGACGTGGGGCTGGAATCGCAGTACGAGAGCGTGCGCGAGCCCTTCCCGATCGCCGAGGTGGTGGTGCCGGCGGGCGACTACTGGTTCCACGAGGTGAAGGCGAACCTCGACCTCGGCCGCACCGCCAGCTTCCGGGGCCGGTACAGCGTCTCGGCGGGAAGCTTCTACGACGGCAGCCGCGTCAGCATGTCGGTCGGGCCGGTCTGGAACCTGTCCCGCTATCTGGAGATGGCGGCGGTGTATTCCCTCAACCGGATCGACTTCTCAGAGCGCGACATGGCCACCACCGCGCACATTGCGCAGCTCAAGCTCGAGGTGGCGCTCAACACGCACTTCGCCGTGAGCGCCTACGCCCAGTACAACGGCGTCGACGACCTGACCAGCATCAACTCGCGCCTCCGCTATCACTTCCGCGAGGGCACCGACCTCTGGATCGTCTATAACGAGGGACTGCTCACCGAGCGCGACGCCAACCTGATCCCGCGGACGCCGCTGTCGACGGGCCGGTCGATCTCGCTGAAGTACTCGCAGACGTTCGCGTGGTGA